The genomic interval ACAACTTTTTAAAAGCGGTTAAAAAATACAATCCAACAGACATCGTTAGAAGCGGCTCAGTCGCGATGGATATTTAGATGAAACTGAGCCTTCTAGCCCAAGCGATTTCACTTGAATTTTCAGGAATGGATCAAGAGGTTACCTCCTTTGCAACACTCAAGGAGGCGACCTCTTCGCAGATCGCTTTTTTTGTCAATCCTAAACTTTTAAGTGATTTACAAAACACCAAAGCAGGGGTCGTCATTCTCCCTGCTACTTTTTTAGAACACCTTCCTTCAAACTCCCAAGCGCTTATCAGCGACAATCCTTATTTGAGTATGGCGTATGCGAGTGCCTTTTTTGCTAAAAAACCGTTTGATACCTCGTCTCCTGCTACGATTTGCGAAAAAAGCAGCATTGGCGCAAATGTGGTTATCGGCAGTGGCAGTGTTGTGGAAGAGGGTGTGCAGATTATGCCCAATGTCACGATAGGTGCGAATGTAAGCATTGGTAAAAATGTTGTGATTTACCCTAATGTTGTGATTTACGATGGTTGTGTCATTGGCGAGGGTTGCATTATTCAAGCAGGAACGGTGATTGGAAGTGACGGTTTTGGTTATGCTCATACAAAGTTAGGTGAGCATATTAAAATCTATCACACGGGGAATGTCATTCTTGAAGAGAATGTGGAAGTAGGGGCGAATACAACGATAGACAAAGCTGTTTTTGGATCGACGATCATTCGAAAAGGGACAAAAATAGACAACCTTGTTCAAATTGGACACAATTGTGAACTAGGACAATATTGTATTATTGTGGCACAATCTGGCTTAGCAGGTTCATCCAAACTCGGACGTAACGTTGTGATGGGTGGACAAAGTGCAACAGCTGGACATTTGGAAATTGGTGATTTTGCAACGATTGCTGCACGTGGTGGCGTTTCAAAATCAATACAGGGCGGTAAAACGTACGGCGGTTTCCCACTGACTTTGCAAAGTGAGTGGCTTAAAACGCACGCAAAAATAGCGAAATTTTTTACAAAGAATTAAAAGGATCAAGCCATGGGCGGAAAAAACACAATATTGACAAAATTTCCATTAGCAGGAACAAAAAACGGAATTATTTCGATCTCGCATTTAGAAGAACCGTATGGAAGTGGTTCATTTCCAGTGGTAAGTATCGGTATTGCTTTAAAGAAAAATGGTGAAGAACCCGATTGGAAAGCACATATCCCTTACGAAAATCTTGATGAACTCATTGCAGCCCTTCAAGATGCCAAAGTACGTTTT from Sulfurospirillum multivorans DSM 12446 carries:
- the lpxD gene encoding UDP-3-O-(3-hydroxymyristoyl)glucosamine N-acyltransferase produces the protein MKLSLLAQAISLEFSGMDQEVTSFATLKEATSSQIAFFVNPKLLSDLQNTKAGVVILPATFLEHLPSNSQALISDNPYLSMAYASAFFAKKPFDTSSPATICEKSSIGANVVIGSGSVVEEGVQIMPNVTIGANVSIGKNVVIYPNVVIYDGCVIGEGCIIQAGTVIGSDGFGYAHTKLGEHIKIYHTGNVILEENVEVGANTTIDKAVFGSTIIRKGTKIDNLVQIGHNCELGQYCIIVAQSGLAGSSKLGRNVVMGGQSATAGHLEIGDFATIAARGGVSKSIQGGKTYGGFPLTLQSEWLKTHAKIAKFFTKN